In the genome of Candidatus Saccharimonadales bacterium, the window TTGTCTGGAAGGCGATTCGATTAGTCTCTATCGTCAGCGGCCGACCGCAAAATGTCGTGTCGACTTTAACGATCTCCTTGCCAAACGGATTGATGGTTGTCCCCATAGGTCTGCTCCCTATCTCGTCCCTCATAAGTAACGGGGTTCAGTGCAATTTTAGATAGTTTGCGCTGGACTCCACCACTTACAGGACGAGAGCTTTACTAATATTACCTCTCACGTTTGAGCAAGAAAGACGGACTTCGTTATTTACGAAGCCCGAGTTTCTGGATCAGTTCTTTGTATGCCTCAAAGTCGTTACGTCGAACGTGTTCGAGCAAGCGACGTCTTCGGCCAACAAGAACCAATAGACCGCGTCGTGCCATAAAGTCGTGCTTGTGCTCTTTAAGATGAGCTGTCAGTTCCTTGATTCTCTCTGTTAAGATAGAGGCTTGAACCTCTGGGGAACCAACGTCAGTCTTATGTCGC includes:
- the rpsO gene encoding 30S ribosomal protein S15; the encoded protein is MITKDKKDKVIASAQRHKTDVGSPEVQASILTERIKELTAHLKEHKHDFMARRGLLVLVGRRRRLLEHVRRNDFEAYKELIQKLGLRK